A segment of the Actinomycetes bacterium genome:
CTCGGCAGCCCTCGAGCTGGCCGGCTTCCTCGCCGCCAACAAGTTCATCTGAGACCCCGGTCTGATGAGACCCGATCCGGCCCGGGTCGGGAGCGGTCCCTGGTCACAACGGCCGGCCCGCGAGGAGGCGTCAGGAGATGGCAACGGTTCTGGTCCTCGTTGAACACGAGGCGGGCTCTCCCAAGAAGGTCACCTACGAGATGCTGGCCAAGGCCCGCGACCTGGGCGAGCCGGCCGCCGTGCTGGTCGGCCAGGGCGCCGAAGGGGCGGCCGACGCACTCGGCGCCCACGGCGCGGCAACCGTCTACGCGGCCACCGGGGAGGGCTGGACGAACATGCTCGCGCTCCCCGTGGTCGACGCGCTCGAGGCGGCCGTCGAGCGTGCCCAGCCGGCCGCGGTCCTGGTCGCTTCCAGCCCGACCGGCAAGGACGTGGCCGCCCGTCTCGGCGCCCGCAAGGGGTGGGGCGTGCTCGCCGACGTGGTGGACGTCGACGCCGATCTCGTCGCCACCCAGGTCGTGTTCGGCGGGGCCACGGTGGTCCGGTCCCGCGTCAGGACCGGCACCCCGGTCCTGGTGGTCAAGCCGAACTCGTTCCCAGTGGCCGAGCAGGGCGGCGGCGCCCCCGAGGTGGTCGACCTGGGGGCGCGGACCACGGCCGGAG
Coding sequences within it:
- a CDS encoding electron transfer flavoprotein subunit alpha/FixB family protein gives rise to the protein MATVLVLVEHEAGSPKKVTYEMLAKARDLGEPAAVLVGQGAEGAADALGAHGAATVYAATGEGWTNMLALPVVDALEAAVERAQPAAVLVASSPTGKDVAARLGARKGWGVLADVVDVDADLVATQVVFGGATVVRSRVRTGTPVLVVKPNSFPVAEQGGGAPEVVDLGARTTAGAADGRVTDHVVSERGGRPDVAEAEIIVSGGRGLQDPSNFALVEALADALGAAVGASRAAVDAGWYPHQHQVGQTGKTVSPQLYVAVGISGAIQHRAGMQTSKTIVAVNKDGDAPIFAISDFGVVGDLFKVVPRLTDEVAKRKG